The following are encoded in a window of Mycolicibacterium tusciae JS617 genomic DNA:
- a CDS encoding acyltransferase, which produces MTTMWGAPLHKRWRGSRLRDPRQAKFLTMASLRWVIANNAYTPWYLVRYWRLLKFKLTNPHIITRGMVFLGKGVEIQATPELSTMEIGRWVHIGDKNTIRCHEGSLRFGDKVVLGRDNVINTYLDIEIGDSVLMADWVYVCDFDHRMDSIELPIKDQGIVKGPVRIGPDTWIATKVTILRNTMIGRGCVLGSHAVVKGEIPDFSIAVGAPAKIVKNRKLSWETSAAQRAELAAALADIERKKAAR; this is translated from the coding sequence ATGACGACGATGTGGGGCGCACCGCTGCACAAGCGGTGGCGGGGTTCGCGGCTCCGCGATCCGCGCCAAGCCAAGTTCCTCACCATGGCCTCGTTGAGATGGGTCATCGCCAACAACGCCTACACACCGTGGTACCTCGTGCGTTATTGGCGGCTGCTGAAGTTCAAGCTCACGAATCCCCATATCATCACCCGCGGCATGGTTTTCCTTGGCAAGGGTGTGGAGATCCAGGCAACCCCCGAGCTGTCGACGATGGAGATCGGTCGCTGGGTGCACATCGGCGACAAGAACACGATCCGCTGCCACGAGGGCTCGCTGCGCTTCGGTGACAAGGTGGTCCTCGGCAGGGACAACGTGATCAACACCTACCTCGACATCGAAATTGGCGACTCCGTTCTGATGGCGGACTGGGTATATGTGTGCGACTTCGACCACCGGATGGACAGCATCGAACTGCCGATCAAAGACCAGGGCATCGTCAAGGGGCCGGTACGGATCGGCCCCGACACCTGGATCGCGACCAAGGTGACGATTCTGCGCAACACGATGATCGGCCGTGGTTGTGTGCTTGGGTCGCACGCCGTGGTCAAAGGTGAGATTCCGGACTTCTCCATCGCAGTCGGCGCACCGGCGAAGATCGTCAAGAACCGCAAGCTGTCGTGGGAGACGTCGGCAGCCCAGCGCGCCGAGCTTGCCGCCGCTCTGGCCGACATCGAGCGCAAGAAAGCCGCGCGCTGA
- a CDS encoding PQQ-binding-like beta-propeller repeat protein → MFRRSIVLASTALITAALAGCQNTDSWVESHPASGWPAQYGDARNSSYEPTAGADTLRLEWTRSVKGELAAAVALGSGSYLAVNAQTSAGCSLMVWETDNRARQRWCTRLVQGGEASSPLFDGFDNLYVGQPGAMISFPPTQWIRWRQPVIGMPTTPRILTPGHLLVVTHLGQVLLFDAQKGVVDGSPLDLVAGVDPKDSERGLADCRPARARCPVAAAPAFAAQTGIVVLGLWEPDTEAPVLVGLRYRPGQNPVLTREWTSDAVGGGPLASPVLSADGSTAYVNGRDEHLWAINTADGKPKWSVPLDYLAQTPPSVSPDGLIVAGGGPEAKLIGVKDSGDRGEVEWTRDDVAPLTTSSQAGEHVAYAVARDGENGQSLLVFDPADGHTVNSYPLPNAGGWPVGVSIGHDRRVVTATSEGRVYGFAPA, encoded by the coding sequence GTGTTCCGGCGATCGATCGTGCTGGCCTCAACAGCGCTGATCACGGCCGCCTTGGCCGGCTGTCAGAACACCGACTCCTGGGTCGAGTCACACCCGGCGTCGGGCTGGCCCGCACAATACGGCGATGCCCGCAACAGCAGCTATGAACCGACCGCGGGCGCCGACACGCTGCGGCTGGAATGGACTCGATCGGTCAAAGGCGAACTCGCTGCAGCGGTCGCGCTGGGATCAGGCAGCTATCTGGCCGTCAACGCACAGACCTCCGCCGGCTGCTCGCTGATGGTGTGGGAGACCGACAACCGCGCGCGGCAGCGCTGGTGCACCCGGCTGGTGCAGGGCGGCGAAGCGTCCAGCCCTCTTTTTGATGGCTTCGACAATCTCTACGTCGGCCAGCCCGGCGCCATGATCTCGTTCCCGCCGACGCAATGGATCCGCTGGCGCCAACCGGTCATCGGCATGCCGACCACACCGCGGATCCTCACACCGGGCCATCTGCTGGTGGTGACGCACCTGGGCCAGGTGCTGTTGTTCGACGCCCAGAAGGGTGTGGTCGACGGGTCTCCGCTGGATCTGGTCGCCGGAGTCGACCCCAAGGACTCCGAGCGCGGACTCGCCGACTGCAGGCCGGCCCGCGCGCGTTGTCCGGTGGCGGCGGCGCCGGCCTTCGCGGCGCAGACCGGGATCGTCGTACTCGGACTGTGGGAGCCGGACACCGAGGCTCCTGTTCTGGTGGGGCTGCGTTATCGCCCGGGCCAGAACCCGGTACTCACCCGCGAGTGGACCAGCGATGCCGTCGGGGGTGGGCCGCTCGCCAGCCCCGTGCTGTCCGCGGACGGATCCACTGCCTACGTCAATGGGCGTGACGAGCACCTGTGGGCGATCAACACCGCCGATGGCAAGCCGAAATGGTCAGTCCCGCTGGACTATCTGGCGCAGACGCCGCCCTCGGTGTCACCCGACGGGTTGATCGTGGCCGGCGGTGGTCCCGAGGCAAAGCTGATCGGCGTCAAAGACTCCGGTGATCGAGGAGAAGTGGAGTGGACGCGTGACGACGTCGCGCCGTTGACCACCTCGAGTCAAGCCGGCGAACACGTTGCATACGCCGTGGCGCGCGACGGAGAGAACGGTCAGTCGCTGCTGGTGTTCGACCCGGCCGACGGCCACACGGTCAACAGCTATCCACTGCCCAACGCCGGCGGCTGGCCCGTCGGTGTCTCGATCGGCCATGACCGCCGCGTCGTCACCGCAACAAGCGAGGGACGCGTCTACGGGTTCGCGCCGGCCTAG
- a CDS encoding esterase, whose product MRILRFAAALLGACAVAGTISAPVASAQPGCADLRGVVGQDQMCRVHVQTDTYSIDMSFPNDYPDQQSLVSYLTQSRDGFVNVAENPDAYNLPYELDAEGVGYRSRSLLPNGGTRSVVFTTYQNVGGAHPQTYYEAFNWNMATNAPITFDSLFKPGTKPLDVIYPEVNRYLTQEQGLIDAIPQTPGLDPANYQNFALTDDSLIFFFSQGEMFAESAGPVQATVPRAAVAPMLAL is encoded by the coding sequence ATGCGCATTCTCAGGTTTGCAGCTGCCCTGTTGGGGGCCTGCGCCGTTGCCGGCACGATCAGCGCTCCGGTGGCGTCGGCGCAACCTGGCTGTGCGGATCTACGAGGCGTCGTCGGGCAGGACCAGATGTGCCGGGTCCATGTGCAGACCGACACGTACTCGATCGACATGAGCTTCCCCAACGACTATCCCGACCAGCAGTCGTTGGTTTCCTATCTGACTCAGTCGCGGGACGGGTTCGTCAACGTCGCCGAGAACCCCGACGCGTACAACCTGCCGTACGAACTGGATGCCGAGGGCGTGGGTTACCGATCGCGCTCGCTCTTGCCGAACGGTGGCACCCGCAGCGTGGTGTTCACGACGTACCAGAACGTCGGCGGCGCGCACCCGCAGACGTATTACGAGGCGTTCAACTGGAACATGGCAACGAATGCGCCGATCACGTTCGACTCGTTGTTCAAGCCGGGCACCAAGCCGCTCGACGTGATCTACCCCGAGGTCAACCGCTACCTGACGCAAGAGCAGGGGTTGATCGACGCGATCCCGCAGACCCCCGGCCTGGATCCGGCCAACTACCAGAACTTCGCCCTGACCGATGACTCGCTGATCTTCTTCTTCAGCCAGGGTGAGATGTTCGCCGAGTCGGCGGGTCCAGTCCAGGCGACGGTACCGCGCGCGGCCGTCGCACCGATGCTGGCGCTCTAG
- a CDS encoding THUMP-like domain-containing protein gives MQSDVGSHALSEVADLPLTAATLVADVASARKRFGERSAVLVETTVLRRKAVTKFDHPGGWLFTDEALQQATAQRVAAHRARRLSGAVVHDATCSIGTELAALRSTSSVLVGSDVDPVRLAMARHNVADVDLCRADALRPITASAVVLLDPARRSAGRRRFDPRDYTPGLDTLLDVYRGRDIAVKCAPGIDFDAVARLGFTGEIEVTSSAGGVREACLWSAGLAAPGVTRRASMLDTGEEITDVDADDCVVARAGRWIVDPDGAVVRAGLVRHYATRHGLWQIDPDIAYLSGDSLPTGVRGFEVLEELAYSERGLRQALSGRDVGAAEILVRGVDVDPDTLRPRLRLRGSQQLSVVITRIGAGAASRATAFICRPSR, from the coding sequence CTGCAGAGCGACGTTGGGAGCCACGCGCTGTCCGAGGTCGCTGACCTTCCGCTGACGGCCGCCACCTTGGTCGCCGATGTCGCTTCCGCGCGTAAGCGTTTCGGTGAACGGTCTGCCGTCTTGGTGGAGACGACGGTGTTGCGGCGCAAGGCGGTCACGAAGTTCGACCATCCGGGGGGCTGGCTGTTCACCGATGAGGCGCTTCAGCAGGCGACAGCTCAACGGGTCGCCGCCCACCGCGCGCGACGCTTGTCGGGTGCGGTAGTGCATGACGCCACGTGTTCGATCGGCACGGAGCTTGCCGCGCTGCGAAGCACGTCGAGCGTACTCGTCGGCAGCGACGTCGATCCGGTCCGGTTGGCGATGGCCCGGCACAACGTTGCCGATGTGGATCTCTGCCGCGCCGACGCGCTGCGCCCGATCACCGCGTCGGCCGTGGTCCTACTCGACCCCGCGCGTCGAAGCGCCGGGAGACGCCGATTCGATCCGCGCGATTACACACCGGGACTCGATACGCTGCTCGACGTTTACCGGGGTCGCGACATCGCCGTAAAGTGCGCGCCGGGAATCGATTTCGATGCGGTCGCCCGGTTGGGATTCACCGGTGAGATCGAGGTGACGTCGAGTGCCGGTGGTGTGCGCGAGGCGTGCCTGTGGTCGGCGGGGTTGGCTGCCCCCGGCGTGACCCGGCGGGCCAGCATGCTCGATACGGGGGAGGAGATCACCGACGTCGACGCCGACGACTGCGTGGTCGCGCGCGCCGGGCGGTGGATCGTGGACCCCGATGGCGCGGTGGTCCGTGCGGGTCTGGTGCGCCACTACGCGACCCGGCACGGACTCTGGCAGATCGACCCCGACATCGCCTACCTATCCGGGGATTCGTTGCCGACCGGCGTGCGCGGCTTCGAGGTGCTCGAGGAGCTCGCCTACAGCGAACGCGGACTGCGCCAGGCGCTTTCGGGTCGCGACGTCGGTGCGGCCGAGATCCTGGTCCGCGGTGTGGATGTGGACCCCGACACGCTGCGGCCCCGGCTTCGGCTGCGCGGCTCACAACAGCTCTCGGTGGTCATCACCCGCATCGGCGCCGGGGCCGCAAGCCGGGCAACGGCATTCATCTGCCGACCGTCACGCTGA
- a CDS encoding class I SAM-dependent methyltransferase — translation MTSSDTGSDVAAEAAPVPNPHATAEQVEAARHDSKLAQVLYHDWEAESYDDKWSISYDKRCVDYARDLFDATVPEDELRNLPYDRALELGCGSGFFLLNLIQAGVARRGSVTDLSPGMVKVATRNGENLGLEIDGRVADAEGIPYDDDTFDLVVGHAVLHHIPDVELSLREVVRVLKPGGRFIFAGEPSNAGENYARPLSTLTWRAVTNVTKLPGLSGWRRPQAELDESSRAAALEAIVDLHTFSPGDLERMSRSAGAVDVTTTTTEFTAAMLGWPLRTLEAAVPPGRLGWGYAKFAFNSWLALSWVDENLWSRVVPKGWFYNVMVTGVKPSKTATSEDRSEGRARTGARTSRGLSS, via the coding sequence ATGACGAGTTCAGATACCGGCTCTGATGTCGCCGCCGAGGCGGCTCCGGTGCCCAACCCGCACGCGACCGCGGAGCAGGTCGAGGCGGCCCGCCACGACTCCAAGCTCGCCCAGGTGCTGTACCACGACTGGGAGGCCGAGTCGTACGACGACAAATGGTCGATCTCCTACGACAAGCGATGCGTCGATTACGCCCGCGACTTGTTCGACGCTACGGTGCCCGAGGACGAGCTGCGGAACCTGCCCTACGACCGCGCGCTCGAGCTGGGCTGCGGTAGCGGGTTCTTTCTCCTCAACTTGATCCAGGCAGGGGTGGCGCGCCGCGGCTCGGTGACCGATCTGTCCCCGGGCATGGTCAAGGTGGCCACGCGCAACGGTGAGAACCTGGGCCTGGAAATCGACGGACGAGTGGCCGACGCCGAAGGCATCCCGTACGACGACGACACCTTCGATCTCGTCGTCGGCCACGCCGTGTTGCATCACATCCCCGACGTCGAACTGTCACTGCGGGAGGTCGTGCGGGTACTCAAGCCTGGCGGCCGATTCATCTTCGCGGGCGAGCCGAGCAACGCGGGTGAGAACTATGCACGCCCGTTGTCGACATTGACGTGGCGCGCGGTGACGAACGTGACCAAGCTGCCGGGGCTGTCCGGCTGGCGCCGCCCGCAGGCCGAGCTCGACGAATCGTCGCGAGCGGCCGCACTCGAAGCGATCGTCGACCTGCACACATTCTCGCCCGGCGACCTGGAGCGCATGTCCCGTAGTGCCGGCGCGGTCGACGTCACAACCACCACAACGGAATTCACCGCTGCAATGCTCGGTTGGCCGCTGCGCACCCTCGAGGCCGCCGTGCCGCCCGGCCGGTTGGGTTGGGGCTACGCGAAGTTCGCCTTCAACAGCTGGCTCGCCCTGAGTTGGGTCGACGAGAATCTCTGGAGTCGCGTGGTTCCCAAGGGTTGGTTCTACAACGTGATGGTGACCGGGGTTAAGCCGTCGAAGACGGCGACGAGTGAGGATCGCAGCGAGGGACGAGCGAGGACCGGAGCGAGGACGAGTCGAGGCTTGTCGTCGTAG
- a CDS encoding enoyl-CoA hydratase, producing MNEFVSVHTSDEHPGIATLLLSRPPTNALTRQVYRELEIVAADIGRLDDIHAVILFGGHEIFSAGDDVPELSLLNSAEATAAAQLCRDAVDALAAIPKPTVAAITGYALGGGLNVSLAADWRVAGDNVRFGVTEILAGLVPAGGTSRLARTVGMSKAKDMVFSGRFIDAKEALALGLIDEMVAPDGVYDAALAWAKRFVEHPAQVLAAAKATFDL from the coding sequence ATGAACGAGTTCGTATCGGTGCACACCAGCGACGAGCACCCCGGCATCGCGACGCTTCTGTTGTCGCGGCCACCCACCAACGCGCTCACCCGTCAGGTGTATCGCGAGCTGGAAATCGTCGCCGCTGACATCGGCCGCCTCGACGACATCCACGCCGTCATCCTCTTCGGCGGTCACGAGATCTTCTCCGCCGGCGATGACGTTCCGGAGCTGTCCCTGCTCAACAGTGCCGAAGCGACAGCGGCGGCCCAGCTCTGCCGGGACGCGGTCGACGCACTCGCCGCGATCCCCAAGCCGACCGTCGCCGCGATCACGGGTTACGCGCTGGGCGGCGGACTGAACGTGTCGCTGGCCGCCGACTGGCGGGTGGCAGGTGACAACGTCAGATTCGGTGTGACGGAGATCCTGGCCGGTCTGGTGCCCGCGGGCGGCACCTCGCGGCTGGCCCGCACGGTCGGCATGTCCAAGGCCAAGGACATGGTGTTCAGCGGCCGCTTCATCGATGCCAAGGAAGCCCTGGCCCTGGGCCTCATCGACGAGATGGTCGCCCCCGACGGTGTCTACGACGCGGCGCTGGCCTGGGCAAAGCGGTTCGTCGAACATCCTGCTCAGGTACTGGCTGCCGCCAAGGCCACCTTCGACCTTTAG
- a CDS encoding NUDIX hydrolase, producing the protein MSEDPLVPRPAATVMLVRDTAARGIEVFLMRRHSAMDFVAGVMVFPGGGVDDRDRNADIAWFGPEPAWWAERFGVESDLAEALVCAAARETFEESGVLFAGPADDPDGIVGDASVYGDARAALANHSLSFAEFLRRENLVLRADLLRPWANWVTPKEERTRRYDTFFFVGALPQGQRADGDNTETDQAFWSTPQAGLDEFAEGRSFLLPPTWTQLDSLNGRTVAEVLAVERKIVAVEPHLAADTDTGNWEIEFFNSDRYNAARNRRAPDGYSRDTPLA; encoded by the coding sequence ATGAGTGAAGATCCATTGGTCCCGAGGCCCGCGGCGACGGTGATGCTGGTACGCGACACCGCTGCCCGGGGAATCGAAGTGTTCCTGATGCGCAGGCACTCGGCGATGGACTTCGTCGCGGGCGTGATGGTGTTTCCCGGTGGTGGCGTCGATGACCGTGACCGCAACGCCGACATCGCCTGGTTCGGCCCCGAACCCGCTTGGTGGGCAGAACGATTCGGCGTCGAGTCCGACCTGGCCGAGGCGCTGGTGTGCGCCGCGGCGCGCGAAACGTTCGAAGAGTCCGGCGTGCTGTTCGCCGGCCCCGCCGACGATCCCGACGGGATAGTGGGTGACGCGTCGGTCTACGGCGATGCGCGGGCGGCGCTGGCCAACCATTCTCTGTCGTTCGCGGAGTTTCTGCGCCGCGAGAACCTGGTGCTGCGCGCGGATCTGCTTCGGCCCTGGGCGAATTGGGTGACCCCGAAGGAGGAGCGCACCCGTCGCTACGACACGTTCTTCTTCGTGGGCGCGCTGCCGCAGGGCCAGCGGGCCGACGGCGACAACACCGAAACCGATCAGGCGTTCTGGAGCACTCCGCAGGCGGGTCTCGACGAGTTCGCCGAAGGCCGTTCGTTCCTGCTGCCGCCCACGTGGACGCAGCTCGACTCGCTCAACGGACGCACGGTCGCGGAAGTGCTTGCCGTCGAACGCAAGATCGTGGCCGTCGAGCCGCACCTGGCCGCCGACACGGACACGGGCAACTGGGAGATCGAATTCTTCAACAGTGACCGGTACAACGCCGCCCGCAACCGCCGCGCGCCCGACGGCTACAGCCGGGACACACCCCTGGCATGA
- a CDS encoding ABC transporter ATP-binding protein, whose product MPVAEGDPADPDLLIDFARVSLRRGGQVLVGPITWSVELDERWVVIGPNGAGKTSLLRIAAAMEYPSSGTALVLGERLGRVDMSELRSRVGLSSSALSQRVPDDEVVRDLVVSAGYSVLGRWREKYDDVDYEQAVNMLESVGAEHLAERAYGTLSEGERKRVLIARSMMTDPELLLLDEPAAGLDLGGREDLLARLEDLALDADSPAMVLVTHHVEEIPRGFSHGLILSEGKVVDSGLLPDVLTAENLSKAFGQSIVLDHSEGRYFARRARSRAAHRRRL is encoded by the coding sequence GTGCCAGTCGCCGAAGGAGATCCAGCCGACCCCGACCTGCTGATCGACTTCGCCAGGGTCTCGTTGCGTCGTGGCGGCCAGGTTCTCGTGGGACCCATCACGTGGTCGGTTGAACTCGACGAACGTTGGGTGGTCATCGGCCCCAACGGCGCGGGCAAGACATCGCTGCTTCGCATCGCGGCCGCGATGGAGTATCCCTCGTCGGGGACGGCGCTGGTCCTGGGTGAACGACTGGGCAGGGTCGACATGTCCGAACTGCGGTCCCGCGTCGGTCTGAGCAGTTCGGCGCTGTCTCAGCGGGTGCCCGACGATGAGGTGGTACGCGATCTGGTCGTGTCCGCGGGGTACTCGGTGCTCGGCCGCTGGCGGGAGAAATACGACGACGTCGACTACGAGCAGGCGGTCAACATGCTCGAGAGCGTCGGCGCCGAGCATCTCGCCGAACGGGCCTACGGCACCCTGTCCGAAGGGGAGCGCAAACGCGTGCTCATCGCGCGGTCGATGATGACCGACCCGGAGCTGCTGTTGCTCGACGAGCCCGCGGCCGGCCTGGATCTCGGTGGCCGCGAGGACCTGCTGGCGCGGCTGGAGGACCTGGCTCTCGACGCGGATTCCCCGGCAATGGTGTTGGTCACCCACCACGTCGAGGAGATTCCGCGCGGTTTCTCCCACGGCCTGATCCTGTCCGAGGGCAAGGTCGTCGACTCAGGTCTGCTTCCCGATGTGCTGACCGCCGAGAACCTGTCGAAAGCGTTCGGTCAGTCGATTGTTCTCGACCATTCCGAAGGACGCTATTTCGCGCGTCGGGCCAGAAGCCGCGCGGCGCACAGGAGGCGACTATGA
- a CDS encoding membrane protein, with the protein MRGSLRGTALLVGLAGYGFSMAMMVRAGLGLDPWDVFHQGLARHTGMTIGVASAVVGVAVLLAWIPLRNRPGIGTIANVIVIAITVDVGMLLMDQPTSMPLRIAMMVGAVVLNAFSTVLYVGAGLGPGPRDGLMTGLVVRTGLSVRLVRTSIEATVLALGWLLGGTVGVGTVLYAFGIGPLVQFFVRITPKPVLAVSGWATVADASDLGVRSHPERDRTRRNRFTTMRRCQSPKEIQPTPTC; encoded by the coding sequence CTGCGAGGAAGCCTGCGCGGGACGGCGCTGCTGGTCGGGTTGGCCGGTTACGGCTTCTCGATGGCGATGATGGTGCGCGCCGGACTGGGACTAGACCCGTGGGACGTGTTCCACCAGGGCCTGGCCCGGCATACGGGGATGACGATCGGCGTCGCGTCGGCCGTGGTGGGTGTTGCCGTGCTGCTGGCATGGATTCCGCTGCGCAACCGGCCCGGCATCGGCACGATCGCCAACGTCATCGTCATCGCGATCACCGTCGACGTCGGCATGCTGCTGATGGATCAACCCACGTCGATGCCATTGCGGATCGCCATGATGGTCGGTGCGGTCGTCCTCAACGCGTTCAGCACCGTGCTCTACGTCGGAGCCGGACTCGGTCCGGGGCCCCGCGATGGCCTGATGACTGGACTTGTGGTGCGAACCGGGCTTTCGGTGCGACTGGTCCGCACGTCCATCGAGGCAACAGTGCTGGCGCTGGGGTGGCTGCTCGGCGGCACCGTCGGCGTCGGCACCGTGCTCTACGCATTCGGCATCGGTCCGCTGGTCCAGTTCTTCGTGCGCATCACGCCAAAGCCCGTCCTTGCCGTCAGTGGCTGGGCCACGGTCGCGGATGCCAGCGATTTGGGCGTGCGCAGTCATCCTGAGCGCGACCGAACACGCCGAAATCGCTTCACTACGATGAGACGGTGCCAGTCGCCGAAGGAGATCCAGCCGACCCCGACCTGCTGA